A region from the Andrena cerasifolii isolate SP2316 chromosome 9, iyAndCera1_principal, whole genome shotgun sequence genome encodes:
- the LOC143373080 gene encoding phospholipid-transporting ATPase VD isoform X2 translates to MSEVGAQEAASEEVDSRQASVYVFPGSGRQHHPGSSSTPLQPTTAASAPDAGAAAAAAVPSALARGANEDESRSRRLPCSRTHARSASHGGVLAECLTTTGLPANAGSYLGPLSAIGSARPSALKKPGHQRAFSQGQVVDVQGHSAMGHSRVGSKTDFILPPGHREEARPPTAGKTPSFRGHSRQASRSESIYTIRRSAEPPWWRRLWARCFGPLPEEPRLRTIVPNHLVPPKTPPSQHPNGKRVNNRVRTTKYTMLSFLPRNLLEQFHRVANLYFIFIVLLNWVPAINAFGKEIAMIPVVFVLGVTALKDYFEDRRRLASDCRVNNSTCRVYVGEDDRYAKVAWKDVKVGDLVHLSNNELVPADVLLLRSSDPQGSAYIDTCNLDGETNLKQRQVVRGFVDLQDTFQPAKFRSVIEVDQPSTRIYRFHGAVVHPNGGRVPVSTENLLLRECLLKNTDFAEGIVIYAGHETKAMLNNGGPRYKRSRLEKQMNRDVIWCVVILVILCVLGATGCRLWLAEYSGLAFVPFIPTIQDPSYESMLTFWTFVIILQVMIPLSLYVTIEMAKVGQVYHIGHDMALYDTDTGRPAECRALNITEELGQVQYIFSDKTGTLTENKMLFRRCAVGGHDYSHTGDGENLVPSSRLKEDLLIGTFRQHLQEFLVVLAICNTVVVNSQPHYDTMNSSGVIEEPQKNGDESGRYTRMIESRSLTPSPVIPLSTLSHAASAVEESVSSISSIVEMESVLNNTSKLSNKLSRPRFLNVTSIPALGMGLLARKLSPNGAQKRRSPLGPVIGASGKNGEELLPSAAIYEAESPDELALVNAARAYDVKLLKRTSRSAIVCLPDKSVITFEILHVLPFDSNRKCMSVLVRHPLTNEVVLYSKGADSTILSSLASQDMNSIPTLKVRQHLQSYARQGLRTLMIAKKSLTAQEYETWRQMHSEAELAMENRERRIKDSYTNLESHLTLLGATGIEDKLQAGVPEAMATLMAAGIVIWVLTGDKPETAVNIAYSARLFSPAMQLLWLQAKSKSVAEALIHGYLESARRENAVYCNERRGVDNIRERTMFNRDAAENDAHRIDNPWPKQRALVVDGKTLTVILDPRSGLMGPFLELTKTCSSVLACRATPLQKAYIVRVVKEQLGMRTLAIGDGANDVSMIQTADVGVGISGHEGTQAVMAADFAISRFSMLSRLILLHGHWCYDRLARMILYFFYKNATFVFLLFWYQLYCGFTGSVMMDQIYLMLYNLLFTSIPPLAMGIYDRVASPGVLMSMPHLYKRGRLGLMYQPHSFWLTIADALYQSVVIFFINECVYYDTTIDIWEFGTNVMTCCIVVMLTHIAIEIRSWTIIHLFAVMGSLFVFFVFCLIYNVVCVNCMGLLCSYWVMEMAVMRPTYWLTVTLTCVLALLPRLLYKTIKSTTSPDLIHSATFKVPSKSGSHRQRIAERSETNFIAGWSRSTQHATIRAGSKNDTLTTIVA, encoded by the exons ATGTCCGAGGTCGGCGCGCAGGAAGCAGCCAGCGAGGAGGTGGACAGCAGGCAGGCGTCGGTTTACGTGTTCCCGGGGTCGGGTCGCCAGCATCACCCTGGCTCCTCGTCGACGCCGTTGCAGCCGACCACCGCTGCCTCTGCACCGGATGCCGGCGCAGCTGCCGCGGCCGCGGTGCCGAGCGCGCTCGCGAGAGGCGCGAACGAGGACGAGTCGCGGAGCAGGAGGCTGCCTTGCTCGAGGACCCACGCCAGGTCGGCCAGCCACGGTGGAGTGCTGGCGGAGTGCCTGACGACCACGGGCCTGCCCGCGAACGCCGGGTCCTACCTGGGTCCCCTGTCGGCGATCGGAAGCGCGAGGCCCTCGGCCTTGAAGAAGCCTGGGCACCAGAGAGCCTTCAGCCAAGGCCAGGTGGTGGACGTTCAAGGGCACTCGGCGATGGGGCACAGCAGAGTGGGCTCCAAGACCGACTTCATCCTGCCGCCTGGCCACAGGGAGGAGGCGAGGCCGCCCACCGCTGGAAAGACGCCCTCCTTTCGAGGTCACTCGCGGCAGGCATCCAG ATCGGAATCGATATACACGATAAGACGTAGCGCCGAGCCCCCCTGGTGGAGGAGACTGTGGGCCCGATGCTTCGGCCCGTTACCGGAGGAGCCTCGTCTGAGGACGATCGTGCCGAACCACTTGGTACCGCCGAAAACACCGCCCAGTCAGCATCCGAATGGGAAGAGGGTGAACAATAG GGTACGCACAACGAAGTACACGATGCTGAGCTTCCTGCCGCGCAACCTTCTCGAGCAGTTCCACCGCGTGGCCAAtctgtattttatatttatcgtccTGCTGAACTGGGTGCCAGCCATAAACGCGTTCGGCAAGGAGATCGCCATGATACCCGTGGTCTTCGTGCTGGGCGTAACGGCGCTGAAGGATTACTTCGAGGACCGGCGGAGGCTCGCCAGCGATTGCCGCGTCAATAATTCCACCTGTCGCGTCTACGTCGG GGAAGACGATAGGTATGCAAAGGTGGCGTGGAAAGACGTGAAGGTCGGCGACTTGGTTCACCTCTCCAACAATGAGCTAGTGCCGGCCGACGTGCTGTTGTTGCGGAGCAGCGATCCCCAGGGCTCCGCTTACATCGACACGTGCAATCTCGACGGCGAGACTAATCTGAAGCAGCGGCAGGTCGTGAGAGGCTTCGTCGATCTCCAGGACACCTTCCAGCCCGCCAAGTTCCGGTCTGTGATCGAGGTCGATCAGCCGAGCACTAGGATATACAG GTTCCACGGGGCCGTGGTTCACCCGAACGGCGGCAGAGTGCCGGTTTCCACGGAGAACCTCTTGCTCAGGGAATGCCTGCTGAAGAACACCGACTTCGCGGAGGGCATCGTGATATACGCCGGCCACGAGACCAAGGCGATGCTGAACAACGGCGGGCCCAGGTACAAG CGTTCTCGGCTCGAGAAGCAAATGAACAGGGACGTTATATGGTGCGTGGTGATCCTAGTGATACTCTGCGTGCTCGGCGCGACCGGTTGCCGGCTCTGGCTGGCCGAGTATTCCGGCCTCGCGTTCGTCCCCTTCATCCCTACCATCCAGGACCCCAGCTACGAGAGCATGCTGACGTTCTGGACGTTCGTCATTATTCTACAGGTGATGATACCTCTGAGCCTGTACGTCACCATAGAGATGGCGAAAGTGGGCCAGGTTTATCACATCGGCCACGACATGGCACTGTACGACACGGACACGGGGCGGCCGGCTGAATGTCGCGCGCTCAATATCACGGAGGAATTGGGTCAG GTGCAGTACATATTCTCGGACAAAACGGGTACCCTGACGGAGAACAAAATGCTGTTTAGACGTTGCGCCGTGGGGGGCCACGATTATTCGCACACCGGGGACGGTGAGAATTTGGTGCCCTCCTCGCGGCTGAAGGAAGACCTCCTCATAGGTACATTTAGACAGCATCTACAAGAATTCCTAGTTGTATTAGCGATATGTAATACTGTTGTGGTCAATTCCCAACCCCATTACGACACCATGAACTCCAGCGGGGTGATCGAAGAGCCGCAGAAGAACGGCGACGAGTCAGGAAG GTACACGAGAATGATAGAATCAAGGAGCTTAACCCCTTCCCCGGTTATTCCTCTGTCTACCCTCTCGCATGCAGCGAGCGCTGTCGAGGAGAGCGTGTCGTCGATATCTTCTATCGTTGAGATGGAATCGGTCCTGAACAACACCTCGAAGCTGTCGAATAAATTGTCCAG GCCGAGATTTCTGAACGTGACGTCCATCCCAGCCCTGGGAATGGGACTGCTCGCAAGGAAATTGTCCCCGAACGGAGCGCAGAAGAGACGCAGCCCGTTGGGTCCCGTTATCGGCGCGAGTGGGAAGAACGGAGAGGAATTGCTGCCCAGCGCGGCGATTTACGAGGCAGAAAGCCCCGACGAGCTCGCATTGGTCAACGCGGCTCGCGCTTATGACGTGAAACTCCTGAAACGGACGTCGCGTAGCGCGATCGTATGCTTGCCGGATAAATCTGTTATCACCTTCGAAATACTTCAT GTGCTGCCGTTCGATTCTAACAGAAAGTGCATGTCCGTGTTGGTGCGGCACCCTCTCACGAACGAGGTGGTGTTGTACAGCAAAGGCGCCGACAGCACGATACTGTCGTCGCTAGCATCTCAGGACATGAATTCCATACCGACGTTAAAAGTCCGACAGCACCTGCAGTCGTACGCGCGCCAGGGCCTCCGAACCCTAATGATCGCCAAGAAGTCCCTGACCGCTCAGGAGTACGAGACCTGGAGGCAGATGCACTCCGAGGCCGAGTTGGCGATGGAGAACCGGGAACGTCGTATCAAGGACTCTTATACCAACCTCGAGTCGCATTTGACTCTTCTAGGCGCGACTGGGATCGAGGACAAGCTCCAGGCTGGCGTGCCCGAAGCTATGGCCACCTTGATGGCAGCGGGCATCGTTATTTGGGTTCTAACAG GGGACAAGCCAGAAACCGCGGTGAATATTGCATATTCAGCGCGTCTTTTTTCGCCTGCTATGCAGCTGTTGTGGCTGCAAGCAAAGTCCAAGTCCGTCGCCGAGGCGTTAATCCACGGGTACCTGGAATCTGCGAGGAGAGAAAACGCAGTGTACTGTAATGAGCGAAGGGGGGTGGATAATATCAGGGAAAGAACGATGTTCAATCGCGACGCGGCGGAGAACGACGCGCACAGGATAGACAACCCGTGGCCGAAGCAACGAGCCCTTGTTGTCGACGGTAAAACCTTGACCGTTATCCTTGACCCGCGGTCAGGACTTATGGGACCGTTCCTCGAGCTAACGAAGACATGTTCCAGTGTGTTGGCTTGTCGAGCCACGCCTCTTCAAAAG GCGTACATAGTGCGCGTGGTGAAGGAACAACTGGGAATGAGAACCCTGGCGATCGGCGACGGCGCGAATGACGTTAGCATGATACAGACCGCGGATGTCGGTGTCGGTATCTCGGGACACGAGGGCACACAAGCCGTCATGGCCGCGGACTTCGCCATTTCACGATTCTCGATGCTCAGCAGGCTTATACTACTGCACGGCCACTGGTGTTACGATCGTCTGGCCAGAATGATCTTGTACTTCTTTTACAAGAACGCCACCTTCGTCTTCCTTCTATTCTGGTATCAG CTGTACTGCGGCTTCACTGGATCAGTCATGATGGACCAAATATACTTAATGCTGTACAATCTTCTATTTACGTCTATACCGCCGCTAGCAATGGGTATATATGATCGAGTAGCCTCGCCCGGTGTCTTAATGTCCATGCCCCATCTGTACAAAAGGGGACGTCTTGGACTCATGTACCAACCGCACTCCTTTTGGCTAACTATCGCCGATGCTTTGTATCAAAGTGTCGTCATCTTCTTCATAAATGAGTGT GTGTACTACGACACAACAATCGATATATGGGAATTTGGGACTAACGTTATGACATGTTGCATCGTTGTTATGCTGACCCATATTGCCATAGAAATTCGGTCTTGG ACCATAATCCACCTGTTCGCTGTAATGGGATCGCTGTTCGTGTTCTTTGTATTCTGCTTGATTTACAACGTGGTATGCGTGAATTGCATGGGCCTACTTTGTTCGTACTGGGTAATGGAAATGGCTGTTATGAGACCCACGTACTGGCTCACAGTAACACTTACCTGCGTCTTGGCGCTTCTACCTAG GTTGCTGTATAAAACCATAAAATCAACCACATCCCCGGATCTCATTCACAGTGCCACGTTTAAAGTGCCGTCGAAGAGCGGAAGTCATCGACAGCGTATCGCTGAAAGGAGCGAAACGAATTTCATTGCCGGTTGGTCGCGCTCGACCCAGCATGCTACCATAAG GGCCGGCAGTAAAAACGATACCTTGACGACCATCGTTGCATGA
- the LOC143373087 gene encoding bestrophin-2a → MTITYTAEVATCRGLGCFLKLLLRWRASIYKLVWLDLALFLFIYYSLSGIYRLLLNEDQKKIFEAVVAYCNEYSDLIPLSFVLGFYVSIVMTRWWNQYMVIPWPDSIAVFVSATIHGNDERGRLMRRTIVRYVCVCLTLVLAMVSPRVKKRFPSMEQFVETGLLLDNEVVIFQSLNSKFPKPSKHWLPIVWASSIVTRARKEGRIRDDFAVKTLIDELNKFRGLCGSLMHYDTISVPLVYTQVVTLAVYTYFLTSVMGRQWVQNSSTSTIDLYFPVFTTLQFFFYMGWLKVAETLINPFGEDDDDFEVNWIIDRNLQVSYLIVDEMHHEHPELLRDQYWDEIFPTELPYTAATEPFREEHPQPSTAGIQLSATQQELQPSSVRIDEMVPPDFQHKFRPDMADDAASGIHFTATGKLSRSASRVSNRDRTLSGGSTSSNLGGSLTRVNSAVSVLKRLFSKEDRPDGGMSSGTKTPGRLASSSSAASLQNRAVAGGGSMRIGVIKEEADEQMTLTSMKSDKRPHVQSIFASGPPPPSAPVAVPGTEYARNGELFSSSAPVRGAALERSSVNVAASAIDSRYIPGSRTQQSTQSARSSIAFEAATSVGSGIVDDLISTGSSSCASITDDDEFTKLKTERENERRNRVVRRLARSTSGNSNLIGAQSTSLLGNEHLLLSEMVNTSRLSMAQGDPDDKPAETDDL, encoded by the exons ATGACGATCACTTACACTGCCGAAGTAGCTACCTGCAGAGGTCTCGGTTGCTTTCTAAAATTACTCCTAAG ATGGCGGGCGAGCATATACAAGCTGGTCTGGCTGGACCTGGCCCTGTTCCTCTTCATCTACTACTCCCTGTCCGGCATCTACCGGCTGCTACTCAACGAGGACCAGAAGAAGATATTCGAGGCGGTGGTGGCGTACTGCAACGAGTACAGCGACCTAATACCGCTGTCGTTCGTCTTGGGTTTCTACGTCAGTATTGTTATGACCAGATGGTGGAATCAATACATGGTGATACCCTGGCCAGACTCTATCGCGGTTTTCGTGTCAGCCACGATTCACGGCAACGACGAACGGGGTCGACTAATGCGGCGTACTATCGTCAG GTACGTCTGCGTTTGTCTAACTCTGGTACTCGCGATGGTCTCGCCCCGGGTGAAGAAGCGGTTTCCCTCGATGGAGCAGTTTGTGGAAACTGGCCTGCTGCTGGACAACGAGGTGGTGATATTTCAAAGCCTGAACTCCAAGTTCCCTAAGCCCAGCAAGCACTGGCTGCCCATAGTCTGGGCGTCCAGTATCGTGACTCGAGCGAGAAAGGAGGGCCGGATCCGCGATGACTTCGCCGTGAAGACGTTGATAGACGAGCTGAACAAGTTCCGCGGTCTCTGCGGTAGCCTCATGCACTATGATACTATCAGCGTTCCTTTAGTTTACACTCAG GTAGTAACGTTGGCTGTGTACACGTACTTTTTAACTAGCGTGATGGGTCGACAGTGGGTGCAGAATTCGTCCACGTCGACGATCGATCTCTACTTCCCAGTATTCACGACGCTGCAGTTCTTCTTCTACATGGGCTGGCTCAAAGTCGCCGAGACCCTGATCAATCCGttcggcgaggacgacgacgacttTGAGGTCAACTGGATAATCGATAGGAATTTACAG GTGAGCTATCTAATCGTCGACGAGATGCACCACGAGCATCCAGAGTTGCTCCGAGATCAGTATTGGGACGAAATCTTCCCCACGGAGCTTCCATACACTGCAGCGACGGAGCCCTTCCGCGAGGAGCACCCTCAGCCATCCACCGCCGGGATCCAGTTATCCGCGACGCAGCAAGAACTCCAACCGTCGTCGGTTAGGATCGACGAAATGGTACCACCGGACTTTCAGCACAAGTTCCGACCGGACATGGCCGACGACGCTGCCTCCGGTATACACTTCACAGCGACGGGAAAGCTGTCAAG GAGCGCCAGCAGGGTGAGCAATCGGGATCGGACGCTGAGCGGGGGCTCCACTTCCAGCAACCTGGGTGGCTCCCTGACCAGAGTGAACAGCGCGGTCAGCGTGCTGAAGCGACTGTTCAGCAAGGAGGACAGGCCGGACGGCGGGATGTCGAGTGGCACCAAGACGCCTGGAAGGCTCGCGTCGTCCAGCTCCGCCGCTTCGTTACAAAACCGAGCCGTTG CCGGAGGAGGCTCCATGAGGATCGGGGTGATCAAGGAAGAGGCGGACGAGCAGATGACGCTGACGTCGATGAAGTCAGACAAGAGGCCCCACGTGCAGAGCATATTCGCATCTGGACCGCCGCCCCCGAGCGCCCCAGTCGCTGTTCCTGGCACGGAATACGCGCGGAACGGGGAGCTGTTCTCCAGCAGCGCGCCCGTAAGAGGCGCCGCCTTGGAGAGGAGCAGCGTCAATGTTGCTGCGAGCGCCATCGATAGCAGATACATACCCGGATCAAG AACGCAACAGTCCACGCAATCGGCGCGATCCAGCATCGCCTTCGAGGCAGCCACCAGCGTCGGCAGCGGCATCGTGGACGACCTTATCAGCACCGGCAGCTCCTCCTGCGCCAGCATCACCGACGACGACGAGTTCACGAAATTGAAGACGGAGAGGGAGAATGAGAGACGCAACAGGGTGGTGAGAAGATTGGCCAGAAGCACCAGCGGCAATAGCAACCTGATAGGGGCGCAATCGACGAGTCTCTTGGGCAACGAGCACCTTCTGCTATCGGAAATGGTGAACACCTCGCGGCTCTCCATGGCACAAGGGGATCCCGACGATAAGCCGGCAGAGACTGATGATCTTTAG
- the LOC143373080 gene encoding phospholipid-transporting ATPase VD isoform X1, producing the protein MSEVGAQEAASEEVDSRQASVYVFPGSGRQHHPGSSSTPLQPTTAASAPDAGAAAAAAVPSALARGANEDESRSRRLPCSRTHARSASHGGVLAECLTTTGLPANAGSYLGPLSAIGSARPSALKKPGHQRAFSQGQVVDVQGHSAMGHSRVGSKTDFILPPGHREEARPPTAGKTPSFRGHSRQASRSESIYTIRRSAEPPWWRRLWARCFGPLPEEPRLRTIVPNHLVPPKTPPSQHPNGKRVNNRVRTTKYTMLSFLPRNLLEQFHRVANLYFIFIVLLNWVPAINAFGKEIAMIPVVFVLGVTALKDYFEDRRRLASDCRVNNSTCRVYVGEDDRYAKVAWKDVKVGDLVHLSNNELVPADVLLLRSSDPQGSAYIDTCNLDGETNLKQRQVVRGFVDLQDTFQPAKFRSVIEVDQPSTRIYRFHGAVVHPNGGRVPVSTENLLLRECLLKNTDFAEGIVIYAGHETKAMLNNGGPRYKRSRLEKQMNRDVIWCVVILVILCVLGATGCRLWLAEYSGLAFVPFIPTIQDPSYESMLTFWTFVIILQVMIPLSLYVTIEMAKVGQVYHIGHDMALYDTDTGRPAECRALNITEELGQVQYIFSDKTGTLTENKMLFRRCAVGGHDYSHTGDGENLVPSSRLKEDLLIGTFRQHLQEFLVVLAICNTVVVNSQPHYDTMNSSGVIEEPQKNGDESGRYTRMIESRSLTPSPVIPLSTLSHAASAVEESVSSISSIVEMESVLNNTSKLSNKLSRPRFLNVTSIPALGMGLLARKLSPNGAQKRRSPLGPVIGASGKNGEELLPSAAIYEAESPDELALVNAARAYDVKLLKRTSRSAIVCLPDKSVITFEILHVLPFDSNRKCMSVLVRHPLTNEVVLYSKGADSTILSSLASQDMNSIPTLKVRQHLQSYARQGLRTLMIAKKSLTAQEYETWRQMHSEAELAMENRERRIKDSYTNLESHLTLLGATGIEDKLQAGVPEAMATLMAAGIVIWVLTGDKPETAVNIAYSARLFSPAMQLLWLQAKSKSVAEALIHGYLESARRENAVYCNERRGVDNIRERTMFNRDAAENDAHRIDNPWPKQRALVVDGKTLTVILDPRSGLMGPFLELTKTCSSVLACRATPLQKAYIVRVVKEQLGMRTLAIGDGANDVSMIQTADVGVGISGHEGTQAVMAADFAISRFSMLSRLILLHGHWCYDRLARMILYFFYKNATFVFLLFWYQLYCGFTGSVMMDQIYLMLYNLLFTSIPPLAMGIYDRVASPGVLMSMPHLYKRGRLGLMYQPHSFWLTIADALYQSVVIFFINECVYYDTTIDIWEFGTNVMTCCIVVMLTHIAIEIRSWTIIHLFAVMGSLFVFFVFCLIYNVVCVNCMGLLCSYWVMEMAVMRPTYWLTVTLTCVLALLPRLLYKTIKSTTSPDLIHSATFKVPSKSGSHRQRIAERSETNFIAGWSRSTQHATISSLCFRAGSKNDTLTTIVA; encoded by the exons ATGTCCGAGGTCGGCGCGCAGGAAGCAGCCAGCGAGGAGGTGGACAGCAGGCAGGCGTCGGTTTACGTGTTCCCGGGGTCGGGTCGCCAGCATCACCCTGGCTCCTCGTCGACGCCGTTGCAGCCGACCACCGCTGCCTCTGCACCGGATGCCGGCGCAGCTGCCGCGGCCGCGGTGCCGAGCGCGCTCGCGAGAGGCGCGAACGAGGACGAGTCGCGGAGCAGGAGGCTGCCTTGCTCGAGGACCCACGCCAGGTCGGCCAGCCACGGTGGAGTGCTGGCGGAGTGCCTGACGACCACGGGCCTGCCCGCGAACGCCGGGTCCTACCTGGGTCCCCTGTCGGCGATCGGAAGCGCGAGGCCCTCGGCCTTGAAGAAGCCTGGGCACCAGAGAGCCTTCAGCCAAGGCCAGGTGGTGGACGTTCAAGGGCACTCGGCGATGGGGCACAGCAGAGTGGGCTCCAAGACCGACTTCATCCTGCCGCCTGGCCACAGGGAGGAGGCGAGGCCGCCCACCGCTGGAAAGACGCCCTCCTTTCGAGGTCACTCGCGGCAGGCATCCAG ATCGGAATCGATATACACGATAAGACGTAGCGCCGAGCCCCCCTGGTGGAGGAGACTGTGGGCCCGATGCTTCGGCCCGTTACCGGAGGAGCCTCGTCTGAGGACGATCGTGCCGAACCACTTGGTACCGCCGAAAACACCGCCCAGTCAGCATCCGAATGGGAAGAGGGTGAACAATAG GGTACGCACAACGAAGTACACGATGCTGAGCTTCCTGCCGCGCAACCTTCTCGAGCAGTTCCACCGCGTGGCCAAtctgtattttatatttatcgtccTGCTGAACTGGGTGCCAGCCATAAACGCGTTCGGCAAGGAGATCGCCATGATACCCGTGGTCTTCGTGCTGGGCGTAACGGCGCTGAAGGATTACTTCGAGGACCGGCGGAGGCTCGCCAGCGATTGCCGCGTCAATAATTCCACCTGTCGCGTCTACGTCGG GGAAGACGATAGGTATGCAAAGGTGGCGTGGAAAGACGTGAAGGTCGGCGACTTGGTTCACCTCTCCAACAATGAGCTAGTGCCGGCCGACGTGCTGTTGTTGCGGAGCAGCGATCCCCAGGGCTCCGCTTACATCGACACGTGCAATCTCGACGGCGAGACTAATCTGAAGCAGCGGCAGGTCGTGAGAGGCTTCGTCGATCTCCAGGACACCTTCCAGCCCGCCAAGTTCCGGTCTGTGATCGAGGTCGATCAGCCGAGCACTAGGATATACAG GTTCCACGGGGCCGTGGTTCACCCGAACGGCGGCAGAGTGCCGGTTTCCACGGAGAACCTCTTGCTCAGGGAATGCCTGCTGAAGAACACCGACTTCGCGGAGGGCATCGTGATATACGCCGGCCACGAGACCAAGGCGATGCTGAACAACGGCGGGCCCAGGTACAAG CGTTCTCGGCTCGAGAAGCAAATGAACAGGGACGTTATATGGTGCGTGGTGATCCTAGTGATACTCTGCGTGCTCGGCGCGACCGGTTGCCGGCTCTGGCTGGCCGAGTATTCCGGCCTCGCGTTCGTCCCCTTCATCCCTACCATCCAGGACCCCAGCTACGAGAGCATGCTGACGTTCTGGACGTTCGTCATTATTCTACAGGTGATGATACCTCTGAGCCTGTACGTCACCATAGAGATGGCGAAAGTGGGCCAGGTTTATCACATCGGCCACGACATGGCACTGTACGACACGGACACGGGGCGGCCGGCTGAATGTCGCGCGCTCAATATCACGGAGGAATTGGGTCAG GTGCAGTACATATTCTCGGACAAAACGGGTACCCTGACGGAGAACAAAATGCTGTTTAGACGTTGCGCCGTGGGGGGCCACGATTATTCGCACACCGGGGACGGTGAGAATTTGGTGCCCTCCTCGCGGCTGAAGGAAGACCTCCTCATAGGTACATTTAGACAGCATCTACAAGAATTCCTAGTTGTATTAGCGATATGTAATACTGTTGTGGTCAATTCCCAACCCCATTACGACACCATGAACTCCAGCGGGGTGATCGAAGAGCCGCAGAAGAACGGCGACGAGTCAGGAAG GTACACGAGAATGATAGAATCAAGGAGCTTAACCCCTTCCCCGGTTATTCCTCTGTCTACCCTCTCGCATGCAGCGAGCGCTGTCGAGGAGAGCGTGTCGTCGATATCTTCTATCGTTGAGATGGAATCGGTCCTGAACAACACCTCGAAGCTGTCGAATAAATTGTCCAG GCCGAGATTTCTGAACGTGACGTCCATCCCAGCCCTGGGAATGGGACTGCTCGCAAGGAAATTGTCCCCGAACGGAGCGCAGAAGAGACGCAGCCCGTTGGGTCCCGTTATCGGCGCGAGTGGGAAGAACGGAGAGGAATTGCTGCCCAGCGCGGCGATTTACGAGGCAGAAAGCCCCGACGAGCTCGCATTGGTCAACGCGGCTCGCGCTTATGACGTGAAACTCCTGAAACGGACGTCGCGTAGCGCGATCGTATGCTTGCCGGATAAATCTGTTATCACCTTCGAAATACTTCAT GTGCTGCCGTTCGATTCTAACAGAAAGTGCATGTCCGTGTTGGTGCGGCACCCTCTCACGAACGAGGTGGTGTTGTACAGCAAAGGCGCCGACAGCACGATACTGTCGTCGCTAGCATCTCAGGACATGAATTCCATACCGACGTTAAAAGTCCGACAGCACCTGCAGTCGTACGCGCGCCAGGGCCTCCGAACCCTAATGATCGCCAAGAAGTCCCTGACCGCTCAGGAGTACGAGACCTGGAGGCAGATGCACTCCGAGGCCGAGTTGGCGATGGAGAACCGGGAACGTCGTATCAAGGACTCTTATACCAACCTCGAGTCGCATTTGACTCTTCTAGGCGCGACTGGGATCGAGGACAAGCTCCAGGCTGGCGTGCCCGAAGCTATGGCCACCTTGATGGCAGCGGGCATCGTTATTTGGGTTCTAACAG GGGACAAGCCAGAAACCGCGGTGAATATTGCATATTCAGCGCGTCTTTTTTCGCCTGCTATGCAGCTGTTGTGGCTGCAAGCAAAGTCCAAGTCCGTCGCCGAGGCGTTAATCCACGGGTACCTGGAATCTGCGAGGAGAGAAAACGCAGTGTACTGTAATGAGCGAAGGGGGGTGGATAATATCAGGGAAAGAACGATGTTCAATCGCGACGCGGCGGAGAACGACGCGCACAGGATAGACAACCCGTGGCCGAAGCAACGAGCCCTTGTTGTCGACGGTAAAACCTTGACCGTTATCCTTGACCCGCGGTCAGGACTTATGGGACCGTTCCTCGAGCTAACGAAGACATGTTCCAGTGTGTTGGCTTGTCGAGCCACGCCTCTTCAAAAG GCGTACATAGTGCGCGTGGTGAAGGAACAACTGGGAATGAGAACCCTGGCGATCGGCGACGGCGCGAATGACGTTAGCATGATACAGACCGCGGATGTCGGTGTCGGTATCTCGGGACACGAGGGCACACAAGCCGTCATGGCCGCGGACTTCGCCATTTCACGATTCTCGATGCTCAGCAGGCTTATACTACTGCACGGCCACTGGTGTTACGATCGTCTGGCCAGAATGATCTTGTACTTCTTTTACAAGAACGCCACCTTCGTCTTCCTTCTATTCTGGTATCAG CTGTACTGCGGCTTCACTGGATCAGTCATGATGGACCAAATATACTTAATGCTGTACAATCTTCTATTTACGTCTATACCGCCGCTAGCAATGGGTATATATGATCGAGTAGCCTCGCCCGGTGTCTTAATGTCCATGCCCCATCTGTACAAAAGGGGACGTCTTGGACTCATGTACCAACCGCACTCCTTTTGGCTAACTATCGCCGATGCTTTGTATCAAAGTGTCGTCATCTTCTTCATAAATGAGTGT GTGTACTACGACACAACAATCGATATATGGGAATTTGGGACTAACGTTATGACATGTTGCATCGTTGTTATGCTGACCCATATTGCCATAGAAATTCGGTCTTGG ACCATAATCCACCTGTTCGCTGTAATGGGATCGCTGTTCGTGTTCTTTGTATTCTGCTTGATTTACAACGTGGTATGCGTGAATTGCATGGGCCTACTTTGTTCGTACTGGGTAATGGAAATGGCTGTTATGAGACCCACGTACTGGCTCACAGTAACACTTACCTGCGTCTTGGCGCTTCTACCTAG GTTGCTGTATAAAACCATAAAATCAACCACATCCCCGGATCTCATTCACAGTGCCACGTTTAAAGTGCCGTCGAAGAGCGGAAGTCATCGACAGCGTATCGCTGAAAGGAGCGAAACGAATTTCATTGCCGGTTGGTCGCGCTCGACCCAGCATGCTACCATAAG TTCTTTGTGTTTCAGGGCCGGCAGTAAAAACGATACCTTGACGACCATCGTTGCATGA